The following proteins are co-located in the Cydia fagiglandana chromosome 2, ilCydFagi1.1, whole genome shotgun sequence genome:
- the LOC134678466 gene encoding uncharacterized protein LOC134678466 produces the protein MYSKVFAVLAIAAFASANDLQEGYNGTVSHKPIFQGHYAGDWKSAVRPGMDIFVNTSGLITGINVTDLRDGKDGVASISSGGIGHENVTISLKSPNILRGYDFLVEVYADEETTKTNERGNRGVQESEYPDQKPSQTVSSTTGMPTDQQQQQVTGKPTSLLEHQVTFSTTGKPSEQQPGTVPTGKPRAQQEHQVPVPTTGRPTGQQEHHQHHAPTTDKPSQQHQTEHFTTPAPQQEIEIPQEVQEPKKGFQIDEQN, from the coding sequence ATGTATTCCAAAGTGTTCGCTGTGCTCGCTATTGCGGCGTTCGCCAGTGCCAACGACCTACAAGAGGGTTATAATGGCACCGTGAGCCATAAACCAATCTTCCAAGGCCACTATGCAGGTGACTGGAAGTCTGCTGTAAGGCCTGGAATGGATATCTTCGTTAACACCAGCGGCCTTATAACTGGGATCAATGTGACTGATCTCCGGGACGGCAAGGACGGCGTAGCGAGCATATCCAGCGGTGGAATCGGACATGAGAACGTCACAATTTCTCTCAAGAGCCCTAACATTCTCAGAGGATACGACTTCTTAGTTGAAGTTTATGCTGACGAGGAGACAACCAAGACAAATGAGAGGGGCAACCGTGGTGTCCAAGAATCCGAGTACCCTGACCAGAAACCATCCCAAACAGTCTCTAGCACTACTGGCATGCCTACAGACCAGCAGCAACAGCAAGTAACTGGCAAGCCTACAAGCCTACTGGAACACCAAGTAACTTTCTCTACAACTGGCAAACCAAGTGAGCAACAGCCAGGAACTGTCCCTACAGGCAAGCCTCGAGCCCAGCAGGAACACCAAGTCCCTGTCCCTACTACTGGCAGACCCACAGGCCAGCAAgaacatcatcaacatcatgcCCCAACTACAGACAAGCCTAGCCAACAACATCAAACTGAACACTTTACCACACCCGCGCCTCAGCAGGAGATTGAAATTCCGCAGGAAGTTCAAGAGCCAAAGAAAGGTTTCCAAATTGatgaacaaaattaa
- the LOC134678477 gene encoding adenine phosphoribosyltransferase, protein MDANYDKRIAELKSKIKSYPDFPKKGILFWDIFSAVSDGATCRLLQGLLADTVRSRFPDIDAVVGLESRGFLFAFSLAAELGVGCLPVRKKGKLPGDVVSYKYDLEYGSDILEIQKDSVSPGLKCLIVDDLIATGGSLSAAVSLLKTTGADVSGCLAVLELVSLNGRKNIPQGIPVYSLIKYD, encoded by the exons ATGGATGCTAATTATGATAAGAGAATCGCAGAGCTCAAGAGTAAGATAAAGAGCTATCCAGACTTCCCTAAAAAGGGTATCCTCTTCTG GGACATATTCTCAGCCGTATCCGATGGCGCCACATGCCGGTTACTCCAGGGCCTGCTGGCTGACACAGTCCGCAGCAGGTTTCCAGATATCGATGCAGTAGTGGGGCTGGAGTCCCGGGGCTTCCTGTTCGCCTTCTCGCTGGCTGCGGAGCTTGGGGTAGGGTGTTTGCCTGTGCGGAAGAAAGGCAAGCTGCCGGGAGATGTGGTGTCGTATAAATATGATTTGGAGTATGGATCA GATATTCTGGAGATCCAGAAGGACTCGGTCAGTCCTGGCCTCAAGTGCCTCATCGTAGATGACCTCATCGCCACCGGCGGCTCCCTGTCTGCGGCTGTGAGCCTCCTCAAGACCACAGGAGCTGACGTCTCTGGATGCTTGGCGGTTCTGGAGTTGGTGTCACTAAATGGTCGCAAAAACATTCCTCAAGGTATACCCGTGTATTCTTTGATCAAGTATGATTAG
- the LOC134678875 gene encoding golgin subfamily A member 6-like protein 24, producing the protein MDPRRAKAPLDGPGPRGAPDCYYTSRVLDSTFRYVKFVRKLRAEEEEQRKGKENKLKEFKDQQYSDFFVSCDRKSLLNNVARRVELCMESYENDLAKKRQSLKDLYAREEEENIRKFVEQVQAGREEMWQAKKERLAYLIAKRKKELKEKYKDTPLSKCVHVMPCLVKLRAMEAQDIQLYQIREKAAKREAEKELDKMWYDVAMKESDALAARMEYDAIQRVRRDMECHQFSMYQIEQNKIKQAEEKERLKQETLYFKELCDKAIKDEEEAERRRAEARHKTGEDRALAIEERKLTLEKQAHEQQVIQDAWASLSEQGLAQVKAEEELRRRKERELDECNRKMIELRDDMRASESANEDYIRDVAAHHQKMVDEKRCQYLSWSQKTNRDVRKAMIDQIHDRKEAREQLKKKLLEQDEYHRQVFNQLSQLAAHKDLTDAQERKKHQENLLKQIEYNKLLKERALQEEQEQLKKCQRATEEYNEEIGRMLCRPFYSDMQHPFLRQMAGGLKMREKCPCSKPDYCAVPEKKPV; encoded by the exons ACCTCCCGGGTGCTAGACTCGACGTTCCGATACGTGAAGTTCGTGCGAAAGCTGAGGGCTGAGGAGGAGGAGCAACGGAAGGGCAAAGAGAACAAGCTGAAGGAGTTCAAAGACCAGCAGTACAGCGATTTCTTCGTCAGCTGCGATCGCAA ATCTCTGCTGAACAATGTGGCTCGCCGAGTTGAGTTATGCATGGAGTCCTACGAGAACGATCTAGCAAAGAAAAGACAAAG CTTAAAAGACCTGTACGCCCgtgaagaagaagaaaacatCCGCAAGTTCGTGGAGCAAGTGCAAGCGGGAAGAGAAGAAATGTGGCAGGCGAAGAAGGAGCGCTTGGCGTATCTCATCGCAAAGAGGAAGAAGGAACTAAAGGAGAAGTACAAGGATACGCCTCT ATCTAAATGTGTCCACGTGATGCCTTGCCTCGTAAAACTTCGAGCGATGGAAGCTCAGGACATCCAGCTGTACCAGATAAGGGAAAAGGCGGCGAAACGCGAGGCCGAGAAAGAACTTGACAAGATGTGGTACGACGTCGCTATGAAGGAGTCCGATGCTTTG GCAGCTCGCATGGAATACGACGCCATACAACGCGTACGCCGTGACATGGAATGCCACCAGTTCTCCATGTACCAGATAGAACAGAACAAAATCAAACAGGCAGAGGAGAAGGAGAGGCTCAAGCAGGAGACCCTGTACTTCAAGGAGCTTTGTGACAAGGCTATTAAGGACGAGGAGGAAG CGGAACGGCGTCGCGCAGAAGCTCGCCATAAGACCGGCGAAGACCGAGCACTAGCAATCGAAGAGCGAAAACTGACGCTGGAGAAACAAGCCCATGAACAGCAGGTCATACAGGACGCCTGGGCCTCCTTGAGCGAACAGGGGCTGGCGCAAGTCAAGGCTGAAGAGGAACTTAGGAGACGCAAGGAG CGTGAATTAGACGAATGTAATCGCAAGATGATCGAGCTCCGTGACGACATGCGCGCCTCCGAGTCAGCCAACGAGGACTACATACGCGACGTGGCGGCGCACCACCAGAAGATGGTCGACGAGAAGCGCTGCCAGTACCTCAGCTGGTCGCAGAAGACCAACAGG GATGTGCGCAAAGCCATGATAGACCAGATCCACGACCGCAAGGAAGCACGAGAACAGCTGAAGAAGAAACTCCTCGAACAAGACGAGTACCACCGCCAGGTGTTCAACCAGCTGTCTCAGCTCGCGGCACACAAGGACCTCACTGACGCCCAGGAGAGGAAGAAGCACCAAGAAAATCTGTTGAAGCAGATTGAATACAATAAACTTCTCAAG GAGCGAGCGTTGCAGGAAGAGCAAGAACAGCTAAAGAAATGTCAGCGCGCGACCGAGGAGTACAACGAGGAGATCGGCCGCATGCTGTGCCG GCCGTTCTACAGCGATATGCAGCACCCGTTCCTGAGACAGATGGCGGGCGGCCTGAAGATGAGAGAGAAGTGCCCCTGCTCCAAACCGGACTACTGCGCCGTTCCGGAAAAAAAGCCCGTTTAA